In one Balaenoptera ricei isolate mBalRic1 chromosome 20, mBalRic1.hap2, whole genome shotgun sequence genomic region, the following are encoded:
- the SLC35B1 gene encoding solute carrier family 35 member B1 isoform X3 → MSMSPVILTKLSLRLERTRGKYGEGAKQETFTFALTLVFIQCVINAVFAKILIQFFDTARVDRTRSWLYAACSVSYLGAMVSSNSALQFVNYPTQVLGKSCKPIPVMLLGVTLLKKKYPMAKYLCVLLIVAGVALFMYKPKKVVGIEEHTVGYGELLLLLSLTLDGLTGVSQDHMRAHYQTGSNHMMLNINLWSTLLLGAGILFTGELWEFLSFAERYPTIIYNILLFGLTSALGQSFIFMTVVYFGPLTCSIITTTRKFFTILASVILFANPISPMQWVGTVLVFLGLGLDAKFGKGAKKTSH, encoded by the exons ATGTCAATGAGCCCGGTGATCCTTACCAAACTCTCCCTACGTCTAGAGAG AACAAGAGGAAAGTATGGGGAGGGAGCCAAGCAGGAGACGTTCACTTTTGCCTTAACTTTGGTCTTCATCCAGTGCGTGATCAATGCTGTGTTTGCCAAGATCT TGATCCAGTTTTTTGACACAGCCAGGGTGGATCGTACTCGGAGCTGGCTCTATGCTGCCTGTTCTGTCTCCTATCTGGGTGCCATGGTCTCCAGCAACTCAGCACTACAGTTTGTCAACTACCCAACTCAG GTCCTTGGTAAATCGTGCAAGCCCATCCCAG TCATGCTCCTTGGAGTGACCCTTTTGAAGAAGAAGTACCCAATGGCCAAGTACCTGTGTGTGTTGCTAATTGTGGCTGGAGTGGCCCTTTTCATGTACAAACCCAAGAAAGTAGTCGGGATAGAAGAACACACAGTTGGCTATGGAGAGCTGCTCCTG CTCTTGTCTCTCACCCTGGATGGACTGACCGGCGTTTCCCAGGACCACATGCGGGCTCACTACCAAACGGGCTCGAACCACATGATGCTGAACATCAACCTTTGGTCGACATTGCTGCTGGGAGCTG GAATCCTGTTCACTGGGGAGCTCTGGGAGTTCTTGAGCTTTGCCGAAAGGTACCCTACCATCATCTATAACATCCTGCTCTTTGGCCTGACTAGTGCCCTGGGCCAG AGCTTCATCTTCATGACAGTGGTATATTTTGGTCCCCTGACCTGCTCCATCATCACCACAACTCGAAAGTTCTTCACCATTTTGGCCTCTGTGATCCTCTTCGCCAACCCCATCAGCCCCATGCAGTGGGTGGGCACTGTGCTTGTGTTCTTGG GTCTTGGTCTCGATGCCAAGTTTGGGAAAGGAGCCAAGAAGACATCCCACTAG
- the SLC35B1 gene encoding solute carrier family 35 member B1 isoform X1 has protein sequence MRPLSPVGDVRLDLSPPLLPAVSGSPVGSSGRLMAASSSLVPDRLRLPLCFLGVFVCYFYYGILQEKITRGKYGEGAKQETFTFALTLVFIQCVINAVFAKILIQFFDTARVDRTRSWLYAACSVSYLGAMVSSNSALQFVNYPTQVLGKSCKPIPVMLLGVTLLKKKYPMAKYLCVLLIVAGVALFMYKPKKVVGIEEHTVGYGELLLLLSLTLDGLTGVSQDHMRAHYQTGSNHMMLNINLWSTLLLGAGILFTGELWEFLSFAERYPTIIYNILLFGLTSALGQSFIFMTVVYFGPLTCSIITTTRKFFTILASVILFANPISPMQWVGTVLVFLGLGLDAKFGKGAKKTSH, from the exons ATGAGGCCCCTGTCGCCGGTCGGCGATGTCCGGCTGGACTTGTCGCCGCCGCTGCTGCCGGCTGTGAGCGGGTCTCCGGTCGGGTCGTCCGGGCGTCTCATGGCCGCTAGCAGCTCCCTGGTGCCCGACCGGCTGCGCCTGCCGCTCTGCTTCCTCGGCGTCTTTGTCTGCTATTTCTACTATGGGATCCTGCAGGAAAAGAT AACAAGAGGAAAGTATGGGGAGGGAGCCAAGCAGGAGACGTTCACTTTTGCCTTAACTTTGGTCTTCATCCAGTGCGTGATCAATGCTGTGTTTGCCAAGATCT TGATCCAGTTTTTTGACACAGCCAGGGTGGATCGTACTCGGAGCTGGCTCTATGCTGCCTGTTCTGTCTCCTATCTGGGTGCCATGGTCTCCAGCAACTCAGCACTACAGTTTGTCAACTACCCAACTCAG GTCCTTGGTAAATCGTGCAAGCCCATCCCAG TCATGCTCCTTGGAGTGACCCTTTTGAAGAAGAAGTACCCAATGGCCAAGTACCTGTGTGTGTTGCTAATTGTGGCTGGAGTGGCCCTTTTCATGTACAAACCCAAGAAAGTAGTCGGGATAGAAGAACACACAGTTGGCTATGGAGAGCTGCTCCTG CTCTTGTCTCTCACCCTGGATGGACTGACCGGCGTTTCCCAGGACCACATGCGGGCTCACTACCAAACGGGCTCGAACCACATGATGCTGAACATCAACCTTTGGTCGACATTGCTGCTGGGAGCTG GAATCCTGTTCACTGGGGAGCTCTGGGAGTTCTTGAGCTTTGCCGAAAGGTACCCTACCATCATCTATAACATCCTGCTCTTTGGCCTGACTAGTGCCCTGGGCCAG AGCTTCATCTTCATGACAGTGGTATATTTTGGTCCCCTGACCTGCTCCATCATCACCACAACTCGAAAGTTCTTCACCATTTTGGCCTCTGTGATCCTCTTCGCCAACCCCATCAGCCCCATGCAGTGGGTGGGCACTGTGCTTGTGTTCTTGG GTCTTGGTCTCGATGCCAAGTTTGGGAAAGGAGCCAAGAAGACATCCCACTAG
- the SLC35B1 gene encoding solute carrier family 35 member B1 isoform X2, which translates to MRPLSPVGDVRLDLSPPLLPAVSGSPVGSSGRLMAASSSLVPDRLRLPLCFLGVFVCYFYYGILQEKITRGKYGEGAKQETFTFALTLVFIQCVINAVFAKISRVDRTRSWLYAACSVSYLGAMVSSNSALQFVNYPTQVLGKSCKPIPVMLLGVTLLKKKYPMAKYLCVLLIVAGVALFMYKPKKVVGIEEHTVGYGELLLLLSLTLDGLTGVSQDHMRAHYQTGSNHMMLNINLWSTLLLGAGILFTGELWEFLSFAERYPTIIYNILLFGLTSALGQSFIFMTVVYFGPLTCSIITTTRKFFTILASVILFANPISPMQWVGTVLVFLGLGLDAKFGKGAKKTSH; encoded by the exons ATGAGGCCCCTGTCGCCGGTCGGCGATGTCCGGCTGGACTTGTCGCCGCCGCTGCTGCCGGCTGTGAGCGGGTCTCCGGTCGGGTCGTCCGGGCGTCTCATGGCCGCTAGCAGCTCCCTGGTGCCCGACCGGCTGCGCCTGCCGCTCTGCTTCCTCGGCGTCTTTGTCTGCTATTTCTACTATGGGATCCTGCAGGAAAAGAT AACAAGAGGAAAGTATGGGGAGGGAGCCAAGCAGGAGACGTTCACTTTTGCCTTAACTTTGGTCTTCATCCAGTGCGTGATCAATGCTGTGTTTGCCAAGATCT CCAGGGTGGATCGTACTCGGAGCTGGCTCTATGCTGCCTGTTCTGTCTCCTATCTGGGTGCCATGGTCTCCAGCAACTCAGCACTACAGTTTGTCAACTACCCAACTCAG GTCCTTGGTAAATCGTGCAAGCCCATCCCAG TCATGCTCCTTGGAGTGACCCTTTTGAAGAAGAAGTACCCAATGGCCAAGTACCTGTGTGTGTTGCTAATTGTGGCTGGAGTGGCCCTTTTCATGTACAAACCCAAGAAAGTAGTCGGGATAGAAGAACACACAGTTGGCTATGGAGAGCTGCTCCTG CTCTTGTCTCTCACCCTGGATGGACTGACCGGCGTTTCCCAGGACCACATGCGGGCTCACTACCAAACGGGCTCGAACCACATGATGCTGAACATCAACCTTTGGTCGACATTGCTGCTGGGAGCTG GAATCCTGTTCACTGGGGAGCTCTGGGAGTTCTTGAGCTTTGCCGAAAGGTACCCTACCATCATCTATAACATCCTGCTCTTTGGCCTGACTAGTGCCCTGGGCCAG AGCTTCATCTTCATGACAGTGGTATATTTTGGTCCCCTGACCTGCTCCATCATCACCACAACTCGAAAGTTCTTCACCATTTTGGCCTCTGTGATCCTCTTCGCCAACCCCATCAGCCCCATGCAGTGGGTGGGCACTGTGCTTGTGTTCTTGG GTCTTGGTCTCGATGCCAAGTTTGGGAAAGGAGCCAAGAAGACATCCCACTAG